In one Mycobacteroides chelonae genomic region, the following are encoded:
- a CDS encoding SMI1/KNR4 family protein, translated as MAEPVGMHAWRQLLDAMIDNKQRHASVDDGLYPVTHPNPGATEEQLRATEERLGRPLDPQYREFLGVADGWESYHFSTNLLGTSDIGVGDRWGETARTIAQWFDETDTAEDLGVADDSTQFAPIADTGNGYAGCLYLYTGQSDEARAGSVFRLDIDSRTMWPDLYSYLHHENLEQGMYLAEQEMGPHARTWGRDIRSSPPTMAEIVAKLAELTALVKSVTPVQRRPGASQSELNLLTAHLGAALDSEHRELLVVTNGLISSYIGEVLSIGQILDGSRWREGILSAQEFHDELERQSVAMFGPRTRERLSVLQIVGSSSAVPFAVAPGELLAVRPDGEVRGLVRDAMSELNGGWHPPYGCVREYLLRVCDHIWDQTARNR; from the coding sequence GTGGCGGAACCAGTTGGAATGCACGCTTGGCGTCAACTACTCGACGCAATGATCGACAACAAGCAGCGGCATGCCTCGGTGGACGACGGACTGTATCCGGTGACCCACCCAAATCCTGGTGCCACTGAGGAACAACTTCGCGCTACCGAGGAACGGCTCGGCCGTCCGTTAGATCCGCAGTACCGTGAGTTCCTCGGTGTGGCTGATGGCTGGGAGAGCTACCACTTCAGTACGAACCTGTTGGGCACCAGCGATATTGGCGTCGGCGATCGCTGGGGTGAGACTGCTCGCACCATCGCGCAATGGTTTGATGAGACAGATACCGCCGAAGACTTGGGTGTCGCCGACGATTCGACCCAGTTCGCGCCGATCGCCGATACCGGCAACGGCTATGCCGGCTGCCTCTATCTGTACACCGGGCAGTCCGATGAAGCACGAGCGGGAAGTGTGTTCCGGCTCGACATCGATTCGCGGACGATGTGGCCGGACCTGTACTCGTATCTACATCACGAGAATCTTGAGCAGGGCATGTACCTGGCCGAGCAGGAGATGGGCCCGCATGCCCGAACCTGGGGGCGCGATATCCGCTCGTCACCACCGACGATGGCCGAGATCGTCGCGAAGCTTGCTGAGCTGACAGCGCTTGTCAAGTCCGTGACTCCTGTGCAGCGCCGTCCCGGCGCCAGTCAGTCCGAATTGAACTTGCTGACAGCGCATCTCGGCGCCGCGCTGGATTCCGAACACCGGGAACTCTTGGTGGTCACTAATGGATTGATCAGCAGCTATATCGGCGAGGTGTTGTCCATAGGGCAGATCCTTGACGGGAGTCGTTGGCGGGAAGGAATTCTCAGCGCGCAGGAATTCCATGACGAACTCGAACGTCAAAGTGTGGCCATGTTCGGACCTCGAACGCGCGAGCGACTGTCGGTGCTGCAGATCGTGGGTTCGAGCTCCGCCGTGCCCTTCGCTGTTGCGCCCGGCGAGCTACTTGCCGTCCGCCCGGACGGCGAAGTCCGCGGGTTGGTTCGCGATGCGATGTCCGAGTTGAACGGTGGTTGGCATCCGCCGTACGGCTGCGTCCGTGAGTACTTGTTGAGGGTGTGCGATCACATCTGGGATCAGACCGCTCGTAACCGTTGA
- a CDS encoding APC family permease, which yields MSASAHQLTVNGRSLQNAESHGLERDAVGSWGVFAQGLAAAAPSVAVATVPFSLFVAAGKGAAWAAVIGLVAVILIATTISFQAKRTVSSGSLGTYAGNGLGPGAAYAAGFSLLIGYITFATTGTLGGVLYFESFLDAIGIHSEATFFKLALVAVVVAVAVYLPYRGVSISAKYELVFEIIATALILIIIVASYVSYGWRIDTEQWSLSNLGNSTTFIAAVTAVGAYAGFESVASLGAESRDAHRTIARSLLRVVLIIGVLYILATYPQILQFRNIDGDSAILPQVATNSGVAWSIYPISLAVTIAFIVFVTAVINSAARGLFTLAHEGALPATLARVHPVYKTPVAGIFLIGIIAAAFSVTATLSSVGRLVFDVYGNYVANWGFLTSYLLVVVATPIWLYRIRALTPARLTVSIAATLAIGYVIFSNFYPVPAFPFNILPLIFGAILLAGLLRYWYLRARRPEVAARIGSIQTLSDSERERLTELGILEVLHEEPAAEPETADSGVLVK from the coding sequence ATGTCCGCTTCCGCCCATCAGCTCACCGTCAATGGCAGATCTCTTCAAAACGCCGAATCTCACGGCCTCGAGCGCGACGCCGTCGGCTCCTGGGGCGTCTTCGCACAGGGATTGGCAGCGGCAGCCCCCAGTGTCGCGGTCGCAACGGTGCCATTTTCGCTGTTCGTAGCGGCCGGCAAGGGTGCCGCCTGGGCCGCGGTGATCGGCCTGGTGGCAGTGATCCTGATCGCCACCACCATCAGCTTTCAAGCCAAACGGACCGTGTCCTCGGGCTCGCTCGGCACGTATGCCGGCAATGGATTGGGCCCCGGTGCCGCGTACGCCGCCGGATTCAGCCTGCTCATCGGATACATCACCTTCGCGACCACCGGGACTCTCGGCGGCGTGCTGTACTTCGAATCCTTCCTTGACGCAATCGGAATCCACTCGGAGGCAACGTTCTTCAAGCTCGCGCTGGTCGCCGTCGTCGTCGCGGTCGCTGTCTATCTGCCCTACCGCGGCGTCTCCATCTCCGCGAAATATGAGCTCGTCTTCGAAATCATCGCCACTGCACTGATTTTGATCATCATTGTGGCCTCGTATGTCAGCTACGGCTGGCGCATCGACACCGAGCAGTGGTCGCTGTCCAACTTGGGTAACAGCACCACCTTCATCGCGGCGGTCACCGCGGTCGGTGCGTATGCGGGATTCGAGAGCGTGGCGTCCCTCGGCGCCGAATCACGCGACGCGCACCGCACCATTGCCCGCTCGCTGCTGCGCGTTGTGCTGATCATCGGCGTGCTCTACATCCTGGCCACCTACCCGCAGATCCTGCAATTCCGGAACATCGACGGCGACAGCGCGATACTCCCCCAGGTAGCTACGAATTCCGGTGTGGCATGGTCGATCTACCCGATAAGCCTGGCGGTGACCATCGCGTTCATCGTGTTCGTCACCGCCGTCATCAACTCTGCGGCGCGCGGGCTGTTCACCCTGGCCCACGAGGGAGCGCTTCCAGCTACACTCGCCAGGGTCCACCCCGTCTACAAGACCCCTGTCGCCGGCATCTTCCTCATCGGAATCATCGCGGCGGCCTTCTCCGTCACCGCCACCCTCAGCTCGGTAGGCCGCTTGGTCTTCGACGTGTACGGAAACTACGTGGCCAACTGGGGCTTTCTCACCAGCTATCTGCTGGTGGTGGTGGCCACCCCGATCTGGCTGTACCGCATCAGAGCACTCACGCCCGCCCGGCTGACGGTGTCGATAGCGGCCACCCTGGCCATCGGGTATGTGATCTTCAGCAATTTCTACCCGGTCCCCGCTTTTCCGTTCAACATCCTGCCGCTCATCTTCGGCGCGATTCTGCTCGCCGGGCTGCTGCGCTACTGGTACCTGCGAGCCCGGCGACCCGAAGTCGCGGCCCGGATCGGCTCCATCCAAACACTTTCCGATTCCGAGAGGGAACGGCTGACCGAGCTCGGCATCCTCGAAGTCCTGCACGAGGAACCGGCCGCCGAACCCGAAACCGCTGATTCAGGAGTTCTCGTCAAATGA
- a CDS encoding putative holin has protein sequence MIPLPRAQVVASAMLLGIAVGLVAGMSSVFIAHEPVRPDLFIGVVVAVPSLIGFFILIASTRKWMTAAAAFVLAISPGWFGILAAIQVIHSV, from the coding sequence GTGATACCACTGCCACGCGCGCAGGTTGTAGCCAGCGCGATGCTGCTGGGGATAGCAGTTGGACTTGTCGCTGGGATGTCTAGCGTGTTCATCGCGCACGAACCAGTGCGGCCCGACCTCTTCATTGGCGTCGTTGTCGCGGTACCGAGCTTGATCGGTTTCTTCATCTTGATCGCATCCACGCGTAAATGGATGACGGCTGCGGCGGCATTCGTGCTGGCGATTTCTCCCGGGTGGTTCGGGATTCTTGCGGCGATACAGGTGATTCACAGTGTCTGA
- a CDS encoding GNAT family N-acetyltransferase, which produces MTDIRFLQTSEERERAFAVFWRAMVGLPPLGDLATDGLLEPGRYLGAFDGTELVGGADSYTSWLTVPGGSRIPHAAVTHIGVLPTHTRRGILTTLVSRQLADIAGRGEAVASLRASEAVIYRRFGYGVATSSATYRIQRRRALPQSPTDSGSITLLDAAASPEVLAAIYDRAAWTGAVARPPQWWRLHELIDASAPGKPYVVTHPDGYVRYRPRDTAEWFASSVRTISVDDLVAHSDDAYRALVGHLLDLDLVDVIEIGPRPIDDPLPHLVTDPRSVTVTGVRDETWLRLVDVEAALAARTYADTAPVVIEVRDDLLPHNSARFAVGADKVRRTQHTPDVSLDIAALGSVYLGGNSWTQLARAGLVSAQSAGAITSADALFSTGAQPFAGTNF; this is translated from the coding sequence GTGACGGATATCCGCTTCCTGCAGACCTCCGAGGAGCGCGAGCGTGCCTTCGCGGTGTTCTGGCGGGCCATGGTCGGGCTGCCACCCCTGGGTGATCTCGCGACCGACGGATTGCTGGAACCCGGGCGGTATTTGGGAGCGTTCGACGGCACGGAGCTGGTCGGCGGGGCCGATTCCTACACCAGCTGGCTCACCGTCCCCGGCGGTTCGCGGATTCCTCACGCCGCCGTCACACATATCGGCGTGCTACCCACCCACACCCGGCGCGGAATCCTCACCACTTTGGTCTCGCGACAGCTCGCCGATATCGCGGGACGAGGCGAGGCCGTCGCCAGCCTGCGCGCCTCCGAAGCGGTGATATACCGACGCTTCGGCTATGGGGTGGCAACCAGTAGCGCGACCTATCGCATTCAGCGGCGACGGGCCCTGCCACAGAGCCCCACCGACTCCGGTTCGATCACCCTGCTCGATGCGGCGGCGTCACCTGAAGTGCTCGCCGCGATCTACGACCGTGCGGCATGGACCGGGGCGGTGGCACGTCCACCGCAATGGTGGCGACTACACGAGCTGATCGATGCGTCCGCCCCGGGCAAGCCATATGTGGTCACTCATCCGGACGGTTACGTGAGATACCGCCCGCGCGACACCGCCGAGTGGTTCGCCAGCAGCGTACGCACCATCTCCGTCGACGATCTTGTCGCGCACAGCGATGACGCCTACCGCGCGCTGGTCGGTCACCTGTTGGATCTGGACCTTGTCGACGTCATCGAGATCGGCCCCCGCCCCATCGATGACCCGCTCCCCCACCTGGTGACCGATCCCCGCTCGGTGACGGTCACCGGCGTCCGCGACGAGACCTGGCTCCGGCTTGTCGATGTCGAGGCGGCGTTGGCAGCGCGCACGTATGCGGACACGGCACCGGTGGTGATCGAGGTACGCGACGACCTGCTGCCACACAACTCGGCGCGGTTCGCGGTGGGCGCGGACAAGGTTCGGCGTACCCAGCACACCCCCGATGTGTCACTCGATATCGCCGCTCTCGGTTCGGTGTATCTCGGCGGAAATTCGTGGACGCAACTGGCGCGTGCCGGACTGGTGTCCGCGCAGTCCGCGGGGGCGATCACCTCCGCTGACGCCCTGTTCTCCACCGGTGCACAGCCTTTCGCCGGTACCAATTTCTAG
- a CDS encoding acyl-CoA dehydrogenase family protein, producing MTIAASSPTRAYLGVGDTEFAAWTRVAQRAAEELAATALERDRANQNPVAEIGLLREHGLLSFATAHEFGGAGGSLTQALQLSRIIAAADGSIGQLLVYHYSNGVWTHILGSAAQREHIARGVGEHGWFQGSVSNPRDPGITVTPTAQGYLVNGKRTFATGVAVADLITVLLYEQEPINAIIPRDREGLRFNDDWDNLGQRLTASGSVEFDNVLLRHDEVLTGLEEYGDRRELRDGLRALFSQLIFVHLYLGIAEGALSAGVTYIKDKGRPWPEAHSTEVTEDPYHQQLLGRLSAGVSAGIALADAVTREFEQTLASGHELSADQWGALAVRVDQAKSIATEVALDVTHNIFQATGARSTANSVGLDIYWRNARTHTTHDPLPYRQREIGRYLLTGEWPSPRSLNGLGRLAEATQGKQS from the coding sequence ATGACCATCGCCGCCTCTTCGCCCACCCGCGCCTATCTGGGAGTTGGCGACACCGAGTTCGCCGCGTGGACGCGGGTCGCTCAACGCGCCGCCGAAGAACTGGCAGCCACCGCGCTGGAAAGAGATCGTGCCAACCAGAATCCCGTCGCCGAGATCGGGCTGTTGCGCGAGCACGGGCTACTGTCCTTCGCCACGGCCCACGAATTCGGTGGCGCCGGAGGAAGTCTGACGCAGGCGCTGCAGCTCAGCCGGATCATCGCGGCGGCCGACGGGTCCATCGGCCAGCTGCTGGTCTACCACTACTCCAACGGCGTGTGGACCCATATCCTCGGGTCTGCGGCTCAGCGCGAGCACATCGCGCGCGGGGTCGGCGAGCACGGCTGGTTCCAGGGCAGTGTCAGCAATCCACGCGATCCGGGCATCACGGTAACCCCGACAGCGCAGGGATACCTGGTCAACGGCAAGCGCACCTTTGCCACCGGGGTCGCGGTGGCCGACCTGATCACCGTGCTGCTCTACGAACAGGAGCCGATCAACGCGATCATCCCCCGCGACCGGGAAGGCCTGCGGTTCAACGACGATTGGGACAACCTCGGGCAGCGGCTCACCGCAAGCGGCAGCGTCGAATTCGACAATGTGCTGTTACGCCACGACGAGGTGCTCACCGGACTTGAGGAGTACGGTGACCGCCGCGAGCTCCGCGACGGACTGCGGGCGTTGTTCAGCCAGTTGATCTTCGTCCACCTGTATCTCGGGATCGCCGAGGGCGCACTCTCCGCCGGTGTCACCTACATCAAGGACAAGGGCCGTCCATGGCCCGAGGCGCATTCCACGGAGGTCACCGAGGACCCGTACCACCAGCAGCTGCTGGGGCGCCTGTCCGCAGGGGTGTCCGCCGGGATCGCCCTGGCCGATGCGGTGACCCGAGAGTTCGAACAGACCCTGGCGTCCGGACACGAACTGTCCGCGGACCAGTGGGGTGCGCTGGCGGTTCGCGTTGACCAGGCCAAGTCCATCGCGACCGAGGTGGCCTTGGATGTGACGCACAACATCTTCCAGGCCACAGGGGCTCGGTCGACGGCCAATTCCGTTGGACTGGACATCTATTGGCGCAACGCCCGCACGCACACCACCCACGATCCGCTGCCCTACCGGCAACGCGAGATCGGCCGATATCTATTGACCGGTGAGTGGCCCTCACCACGCAGCCTCAACGGGCTGGGACGCCTCGCCGAGGCGACACAGGGCAAGCAATCGTGA
- a CDS encoding NtaA/DmoA family FMN-dependent monooxygenase (This protein belongs to a clade of FMN-dependent monooxygenases, within a broader family of flavin-dependent oxidoreductases, the luciferase-like monooxygenase (LMM) family, some of whose members use coenzyme F420 rather than FMN.) has translation MTDGLRQLHLLAFGNVRSGGAWRLPGVRNGPANQLDTLVATARAAEAAKFDAIFFADGLNFGPEATWAHKSTEDFEPLTATSYLAAVTERLGLVVTGSSTFQPPYHLARQLLSLDHLSAGRAGWNLVTSFAQAAAANFGERGFLPHDERYRLAEETLQVVKALWHSLEADTVIEDRATGIYNDVNKIHVTNHDGEFHKVKGPLGVTPSRQGQPVIFQAGSSTTGRAFAAKHAEVVFTGQTDIDRAKSFYRQLHDEARASGRSSLPLVTPSLGVVVGSTEAEAHATESTVYEHFIPEYQAGWLLEVDVNVIGADLDGPVPASAFPDSTETHQTALAGYKHLATVGNPTVREFLYRTLNAFGTRFVGSAEQVADQIERWFTERAADGFILSTSGLPGQFELFTEQVVPILVRRGIFRAEYTGATLRDHLALPWPAAVRTPALLA, from the coding sequence GTGACTGATGGTCTTCGCCAACTTCACCTCCTTGCCTTCGGCAATGTGCGCTCGGGCGGCGCGTGGCGACTTCCCGGCGTGCGGAACGGTCCCGCGAATCAGCTCGATACTCTGGTCGCCACCGCGAGAGCGGCCGAGGCGGCCAAGTTCGATGCCATCTTCTTCGCCGACGGCCTCAACTTCGGCCCGGAGGCCACCTGGGCGCACAAGTCCACCGAGGACTTCGAACCACTCACGGCCACCTCATACCTGGCCGCCGTCACCGAACGCCTCGGCTTGGTCGTCACCGGCTCATCGACCTTTCAACCGCCGTATCACCTAGCACGCCAACTGCTATCGCTGGACCACCTCAGCGCGGGACGCGCCGGGTGGAACCTGGTGACGAGCTTCGCACAGGCCGCCGCCGCCAACTTCGGCGAGCGTGGCTTCCTCCCGCACGACGAGCGCTACCGTTTGGCCGAGGAGACTCTTCAGGTGGTGAAGGCCCTGTGGCATTCTCTGGAGGCGGACACCGTCATCGAAGACCGCGCGACCGGAATCTACAATGATGTCAACAAAATTCACGTGACCAATCACGACGGTGAGTTCCACAAGGTCAAGGGCCCACTGGGCGTCACACCCTCCCGCCAGGGGCAGCCGGTGATCTTTCAGGCCGGATCTTCCACCACAGGTAGAGCGTTCGCCGCCAAACATGCTGAGGTTGTCTTCACCGGGCAGACCGATATCGACCGCGCGAAGAGCTTCTATCGACAGCTCCACGACGAGGCCCGCGCCTCCGGGCGGTCCTCGCTCCCCTTGGTCACCCCGTCTCTCGGCGTCGTTGTCGGCTCCACCGAGGCCGAAGCACATGCCACGGAAAGCACTGTGTACGAACACTTCATCCCCGAATATCAGGCGGGATGGCTCCTCGAAGTGGACGTCAACGTCATCGGCGCCGACCTGGACGGTCCCGTGCCCGCGTCCGCGTTCCCGGACAGCACCGAGACCCATCAAACCGCGCTCGCTGGATACAAACACCTTGCCACCGTGGGCAATCCAACAGTTCGCGAGTTCCTCTACCGCACTCTGAACGCGTTCGGCACTCGCTTTGTCGGTTCCGCGGAACAGGTGGCCGATCAGATCGAACGGTGGTTCACCGAACGTGCGGCCGATGGATTCATTCTGAGCACGTCCGGGCTGCCCGGCCAGTTCGAACTGTTCACCGAACAGGTGGTGCCGATCTTGGTGCGCCGTGGCATCTTCCGCGCCGAGTACACGGGAGCCACGCTGCGCGACCACCTGGCCTTGCCCTGGCCCGCCGCGGTGCGTACACCCGCTCTGCTTGCCTGA
- the lpdA gene encoding dihydrolipoyl dehydrogenase, which yields MTAHYDVVVLGAGPGGYVAAIRAAQLGLTTAIVEEKYWGGVCLNVGCIPSKALLRNAELAHIFTKEAKTFGISGEATFDFGAAFDRSRKVAEGRVAGVHFLMKKNKITEYEGVGTFTDANTLAVKKADGATETLTFSNVIIATGSSVRLVPGTSLSENVVTYEKQIMTRELPGSIIIAGAGAIGMEFAYVLKNYGVDVTIVEFLPRALPNEDAEVSKEIEKQYKKLGVKILTGTKVESITDNGSQVTVKVSKDGQESELVADKVLQAIGFAPNVEGFGLDTTGVALTDRGAIAIDERMRTNVPHIYAIGDVTSKLQLAHVAEAQAVVAAETIAGAETLELGDYRMMPRATFCQPQVASFGLTEEQARAEGYDVKVAKFPFTANGKAHGLADPTGFVKLIADAKYGELIGGHLIGPDVSELLPELTLAQKWDLTVNELTRNVHTHPTLSEALQEAFHGLAGHMINF from the coding sequence GTGACTGCACACTATGACGTCGTCGTTCTCGGAGCCGGTCCCGGTGGCTATGTCGCGGCTATTCGCGCAGCCCAGTTGGGCCTGACCACAGCCATTGTTGAGGAGAAGTATTGGGGCGGAGTCTGCCTCAATGTCGGATGTATCCCGTCCAAGGCGCTGCTGCGTAACGCGGAGCTGGCCCACATCTTCACCAAGGAAGCCAAGACATTCGGCATCAGCGGTGAGGCCACGTTCGATTTCGGTGCCGCGTTCGACCGTAGCCGTAAGGTCGCCGAGGGGCGTGTGGCCGGTGTGCACTTCCTGATGAAGAAGAACAAGATCACCGAATATGAAGGCGTGGGTACCTTCACCGATGCCAACACTCTGGCGGTCAAGAAGGCCGACGGCGCCACCGAGACGCTGACCTTCTCCAATGTGATCATCGCCACCGGTAGCAGTGTGCGGCTCGTGCCCGGGACCTCGCTCTCGGAGAACGTGGTCACCTACGAGAAGCAGATCATGACCCGCGAGCTGCCGGGATCGATCATCATCGCGGGCGCCGGGGCCATCGGTATGGAGTTCGCATACGTCCTCAAGAACTACGGCGTGGACGTCACCATCGTCGAATTCCTGCCGCGCGCGCTGCCCAACGAGGACGCCGAGGTGTCCAAGGAGATCGAGAAGCAGTACAAGAAGCTGGGCGTGAAGATCCTGACGGGCACCAAGGTCGAGTCGATCACCGACAATGGCTCGCAGGTCACGGTCAAGGTCAGCAAGGACGGGCAGGAGAGCGAGCTCGTCGCCGACAAGGTGTTGCAAGCCATCGGATTTGCGCCGAACGTCGAGGGCTTTGGCTTGGACACGACGGGTGTCGCGCTGACCGACCGCGGCGCGATTGCCATTGACGAGCGGATGCGCACCAATGTGCCGCACATCTACGCGATCGGTGACGTCACCTCCAAGCTGCAGCTGGCTCACGTCGCCGAGGCGCAGGCTGTTGTCGCCGCCGAAACCATCGCCGGCGCAGAAACATTAGAACTGGGCGACTACCGGATGATGCCGCGGGCCACCTTCTGCCAGCCTCAGGTGGCCAGCTTCGGGCTCACCGAGGAGCAGGCCCGCGCCGAGGGCTACGACGTCAAGGTCGCCAAGTTCCCCTTCACCGCGAACGGCAAGGCGCATGGCCTCGCCGATCCGACCGGATTCGTGAAGCTGATCGCCGATGCCAAGTACGGCGAATTGATCGGCGGGCACCTGATCGGTCCCGATGTTTCCGAGCTTCTGCCCGAGCTGACGCTCGCGCAGAAGTGGGATCTGACAGTCAATGAGCTGACTCGTAACGTGCACACTCACCCGACGCTGTCCGAGGCGCTGCAGGAGGCGTTCCATGGACTCGCCGGGCACATGATCAACTTCTGA
- a CDS encoding beta-class carbonic anhydrase has product MSTTDELLNNARAYAAHFDKGDLPLPPGRKVAVVACMDARLNPYGLLGLHEGDAHVIRNAGGVITEDEIRSLAISQRLLGTEEIILIHHTDCGMLTFTDDAFKRSIQDETGIKPPWSAEAFTDLDEDVRQSLARIKANPFVPRKGSVRGFIYDVKDGTLREVGAED; this is encoded by the coding sequence ATGTCGACCACTGACGAGCTGCTGAACAACGCGCGGGCCTATGCGGCCCACTTCGACAAGGGTGATCTGCCGCTGCCACCGGGCCGCAAGGTCGCGGTTGTCGCGTGCATGGATGCGCGCCTGAATCCGTATGGTCTGCTTGGTCTTCACGAAGGTGACGCGCACGTCATCCGCAATGCGGGCGGGGTGATCACCGAGGACGAGATCCGGTCATTGGCCATCTCGCAGCGGCTGCTGGGAACCGAGGAGATCATTCTCATCCACCACACCGATTGCGGCATGCTGACCTTCACCGACGACGCCTTCAAACGTTCGATTCAGGACGAGACCGGTATCAAACCGCCGTGGTCGGCCGAGGCGTTCACCGATCTGGACGAAGACGTCCGCCAGTCCCTGGCGCGGATCAAGGCCAACCCGTTTGTCCCGCGGAAGGGCAGCGTGCGCGGATTCATCTACGACGTCAAGGACGGAACGCTGCGCGAAGTCGGCGCTGAGGATTAG
- a CDS encoding prolyl oligopeptidase family serine peptidase codes for MTSARRSLDPHLWLEDIGGDEPLNWVREHNSITTGEFSGARFDQMRAEALAILNTDAQIPYVRRRGEFLYNFRRDANNARGLWRRTTLDQYRLDEPEWDVIIDLDALAVSEDENWVWAGATALRPEFNRALVSLSRGGSDAVVVREFDLQTRQFVTDGFVLPEAKTQIGWIDADTVFVGTDFGPDSLTDSGYPRLIKRWKRGQSLDDAELVFSGESSDVMVGASFDDTPGFERTLISRATDFFNSEVHELSVDGELLHIDVPTDASVSVHREWLLVELKSPWQLDGAEHSAGTLLAARYADFLAGDRTVTPVFIPDEHASLHHYAWTRERLTVVILRDVVSEIMVFTPGSWDSEPLSGVPSNATTQIVAIDDLGDEIFLDTSGFTQPSTLLHGTAGTAGASVSPIKSAPSFFDGSSFDVTQHFARSDDGTAIPYFVVRPSGSTEAGPTLLGGYGGFEVSRTPGYDGVLGKLWLSRGGTYVLANIRGGGEYGPVWHTQAMREGRHLAYEDFASVARDLVERGITTAAQLSAQGGSNGGLLMGVMLTAYPELFGALVCQVPLLDMRRYHLLLAGASWVAEYGDPDNPDDWEFISKYSPYQNISPGKHYPPVLVTTSTRDDRVHPGHARKMTAALQEAGQPVWYYENIEGGHGGAANNDQSAFKAALAIEFLWRQLTP; via the coding sequence ATGACATCGGCGCGCCGCTCCCTGGACCCACATCTCTGGCTCGAAGACATCGGCGGCGACGAGCCGCTGAACTGGGTACGCGAACACAACTCGATAACAACCGGCGAGTTTTCCGGTGCACGTTTTGACCAAATGCGGGCCGAGGCGCTGGCCATTCTCAATACCGACGCACAAATCCCGTATGTACGTCGGCGAGGCGAATTCCTCTATAACTTCCGACGCGATGCCAACAACGCCCGTGGCCTTTGGCGGCGAACCACTTTGGATCAATACCGTCTCGATGAACCCGAATGGGATGTCATCATCGACCTCGACGCCCTGGCGGTCAGCGAGGATGAGAACTGGGTCTGGGCGGGTGCCACGGCACTACGCCCCGAGTTCAACCGGGCGTTGGTGAGCTTGTCGCGCGGCGGATCCGATGCCGTGGTGGTACGCGAATTCGATCTGCAAACACGACAGTTCGTGACGGACGGTTTCGTGTTGCCCGAGGCCAAGACTCAGATCGGTTGGATCGACGCCGATACCGTGTTCGTAGGCACCGATTTCGGGCCCGACAGTCTCACGGATTCGGGATATCCCCGTCTGATCAAGCGCTGGAAGCGCGGACAGTCCCTCGATGATGCGGAACTGGTTTTCAGCGGCGAATCCTCGGACGTGATGGTGGGCGCGAGCTTTGACGACACACCCGGCTTCGAACGCACCCTGATCAGCCGGGCCACCGACTTCTTCAACTCCGAAGTACACGAGCTGAGTGTCGATGGCGAGCTGCTGCATATCGACGTCCCCACCGATGCCTCGGTGTCGGTGCACCGCGAATGGCTCCTGGTCGAACTCAAGTCGCCGTGGCAGTTGGACGGCGCCGAGCACTCCGCCGGGACCCTGCTGGCCGCTCGCTATGCCGATTTCCTCGCCGGGGACCGCACCGTCACTCCGGTGTTCATTCCCGATGAGCATGCGAGCCTGCACCACTACGCGTGGACGCGGGAACGGCTTACCGTCGTGATCCTGCGCGACGTGGTCAGCGAGATCATGGTGTTCACCCCGGGCAGCTGGGACTCCGAACCACTAAGCGGTGTGCCCTCCAACGCCACCACGCAGATCGTCGCGATCGATGACCTCGGCGATGAGATATTCCTTGACACATCGGGTTTCACCCAGCCGTCCACACTGCTACATGGCACAGCAGGCACCGCGGGGGCCTCAGTATCCCCCATCAAATCGGCACCGTCCTTTTTCGACGGCAGCTCCTTTGACGTGACCCAGCACTTCGCACGGTCAGACGACGGGACCGCAATTCCTTACTTCGTCGTGCGCCCCAGCGGATCCACCGAAGCGGGACCCACCTTGCTCGGCGGATACGGCGGTTTCGAGGTCTCCAGGACTCCCGGCTATGACGGCGTGCTAGGCAAACTGTGGCTGTCCCGCGGCGGCACCTACGTGCTGGCCAACATCCGTGGAGGCGGCGAGTACGGTCCGGTATGGCACACCCAGGCGATGCGCGAAGGACGTCATCTGGCGTATGAAGACTTCGCCTCTGTTGCAAGGGATTTAGTGGAGCGGGGCATCACCACCGCGGCACAGTTGAGCGCACAGGGAGGCAGCAACGGCGGCCTGTTGATGGGCGTGATGCTCACGGCATACCCGGAGCTGTTCGGCGCGCTGGTGTGCCAGGTGCCACTGCTGGACATGCGGCGTTACCACCTGCTACTTGCCGGCGCCTCCTGGGTGGCCGAGTACGGCGACCCGGACAATCCTGATGATTGGGAGTTCATCTCCAAATACTCTCCGTACCAGAATATTTCGCCCGGGAAGCACTATCCGCCCGTTCTGGTGACCACCTCGACCCGCGATGACCGCGTCCACCCGGGGCATGCACGCAAGATGACCGCCGCGCTCCAAGAGGCCGGACAACCGGTCTGGTACTACGAGAACATCGAGGGTGGCCACGGCGGTGCGGCCAATAACGACCAGTCGGCATTCAAGGCGGCCTTGGCCATCGAGTTCCTCTGGCGCCAGCTCACACCCTGA